A segment of the Leptospira barantonii genome:
GTCGCGCCTTACGATAAGGAAGCGTTTTTCATCTGTCAGGCCGCGATCGATCTCGGGCATAAACTCGGTATGACCGTCGTGGCGGAAGGAATCGAAACCGCGGAAGTCGGAGAGTTGATGAAGAGGGAAGGTTGCGATAAGGGACAAGGTTATTTTTACAGCAAGCCGATGCCCGCAGACGCGGCTCTTCAATTCTTATCCAGTTTTAAATCCTAATTCTTTTTTGGTTTACTCTTCGGGGAAGAATTCAATCCTTCCGGTATATGAAAAATTTTCTCAAGGACCCGGACTTTCCAATTTTGATTCGGGCCTATCGTTCCTCTTTGATTCGTCGATACGGCGTTTCTAATTTGGAACGTTATCCGGAATTGAAAACGATTCCACGATCCGTAATCGATACTCTTTTAAAATACTTTCTCGAACTTCTTTATCCGGAATACGAGGGAAGAATTCTTTTGGACGAAGCATTTCATTCTCTTTCTGGTTTCGTTCACAGTCCTTCGAAGGTTTTCGGTTTGATCGGTTCCTTGGGTGCCGCGGCGTTCAGCTTCGGTAGACATTTAGGCGCCGCGTTTAAGACCGGATTTGCGGCGTTGAATTCTTATCTAACCGCAAGACATTTCGAAACCTTAATGTTCGAATTCACAAAGGAAGAATTGAAAGCCGGCAACGATCCGATGGACGATGCAGTTTTTGATCGAATCATCGCGCAGGTCCCGAAGAAGGAAGCGGATCAATTCAGAAAGGATATCGTAAAACTTTTCGAAACTCTTTCCAACAAGGAACTTCTAAACAAAATCGTTTCGATGATGAAGGCGATCGTTTCCAAGATGGAAAGCAAACCTAAAACTTATACTCCCGAAGACGTGGCGGGAATTCGTCTCGGTCTCGCCATTCTTTTAAAAGGGGAAGAACTCTTTCAAGGTCTTTCCGATTCTGAGATGAAATTGATTCTGAAATCGATCGATCGAATCGAGACGGATTTTTTCGAAGACGCGTTAAAAAGAAACGGAAAGTTCGAAACGACTTAGGCTTAACTTCGAAAAGTCCTTGCGGGTTCGTTCTCGAATTGTTAGAATGAGGACCCTAATTGGAGTAAAGTCTATGAAAAAAATCTTGGATTGGACGACGCGACTCGTCGCCGTTGTGATTTTGATTCCGGCGTTTTACTTTAAACTTTCCGGCGCCGATCGTTCGATCGCCACCTTTACGGCGTTGGACGCGGAACCGTTCGGTCGTTATGTGATCGGCTTCTTTGAACTCGGCGTAGTTCTTTTGTTGCTCATTCCTCAGACCAGTTGGTTGGGCGCGATGATCGCGACCGTTATTATGATCGGAGCGATCGGTTCGCATATTTCCATTCTCGGCTTTCAAGGGGATGCGGGAATTTCCTTCGTGTTGGCCTTTGTGGTTTTGATTTGTTGTCTGGCGGAGTTGGTCGCGTCTAAGGATCGAAATCCGATCTTCACGAGAATTTTTGCAAATAAAAGTTACTGAAGAGTATTCCGGTTTTTGAATGTTTCTTGTGAGAACGATCGCTTGTGGGAGTTCCTACAAATGGTCGTTTTGTGATCCGGCTTGACTTCCGGATGTTTTTCTGTTATGGAGATTTTTGCGAAATTTCCCACGAAGCCCGCCACCACCACCCAATTCGGGTGGGGGCCGTCGTTTTACGAAAGAATTGTAGGATCTCCTACAAATTTCCCGATTTCAATGCGTCAGCGATGGGGAGCGTGCGAAGCAGTCTCTCCATTGGAGAGACCGAAGGCGATAGCCTGAGCGCGGACCAAGCGCGATCCCACGGAGTGGGAGACGCCAAAACTTGCTTCGAGTCGTATGTTCGTTGTTGATTGAAAATTCGCCTGATGGGGCGACTGGAACCGACGCTTGAGTTGCGTCGGTGGATTTTGAATTTCTAAAATCTTGCCGATGGTCGGACTCGAACCGACACAGAGTTGCCCCCGGTGGATTTTGAATCCACTGCGTCTACCAGTTTCACCACATCGGCGGTTTGATTGCGGAAGTAAAGATCAGTCGTCTACTTCGATGTACTTGCCTTTGCCACGTGCGACGATCTTACCGATTTCGTTTTCGATTTCCGCTCTATTCTCAATCACTTTCTTGTTCTTCTTCACGAACCATCCGCGCAAGTGAAGAGGTTGATTGACGAAGGCGGGCTGTAAAAAACGAATCGTAAGCTCACCCGTGGTTGTTTTGAAATTCATGGCTTCATTGATTTTCACCATGATTTCGTCTAAGATCGTAGATATAATTCCCGGATGGATTACATCTGGCTGACCTTGAAACTTTTCCGGACAAGTGAAGTCACCGTATGCAGATTGTGTATCTTCATCGAAGGTGATTTTCAATTGAAGTCCGTCCGGATTGTCTGGACTGGATCCAAAACTCAAGTTTGCCCGAACCGAAGCTTTCATAAGTCAGAATTATACTATACATACATGGCGTCAATTACAAAAAGAAGTCCGAATGGGTTCAAGAATGGTATCTGCGTTTGTCGATTTTAAGAACAGTAGCTTCTCCCAATGACAACACTCCTATTATTCATGTTAGGTCTTTTATCCGCAGGGGCGGGAGCTTACACTCTATTTAGAGACAAGCCCGCACCAAAGGATGGAGAATCCGGTTCGGGAAAATCTTCTTCCGGCGGTGGACCCGGTGGCGGTGGGTCTAACGTTAGAGGAGATCGTGGAAAAGAAATTCCGGTTTCTTCTCCCGGAGCGCCGGGTTCACAAGCGGGTGGCGGTCCTCCGACCTCGGGGGGTGCCGGACAACCACCTTCTTCCGGCGGTGGTGCACAACCTTCCGGTAAGGGAGAATCTCCCAAATCAAAAGAAGACGTTCCCGGTCTTCGAAAGAAACCCAAACTCGATCTTAAAAATAAGGTCGATGATATCATCCGCAATAATTCTAAATTTGCGAATCACCGTCGTCCTCTCATCAACGCCGAAGCCTTGGTGGACAAGGAAAGTTTTAACGGCGCATTAGAAATTTATAAAAGAACCAAAACTCGAGTTCCCGACGAAGAAATTCAGGGAAAGATTCAGGAGAACATCGACCAAATCCAGAATCATCTCGAAAGCGACGAGGAAGAAGTTTATCGTCCCGACAACTACGACGGTCCTCCGATTCCTTTGGGGGATTTGGTCCGCGCGATCAAGGACATCAGTGAGTCGTTAGGCGATACGATTTCGAAAGGATTCGGAAACCCGATCAGTCTTCCTCTTTCTCCGTTGGATCCCGGAGCTTTGCCCGGTCCTCCGACCTTGCCCGGAAGTTTACCGCCCGGTCCCGTTTCTTATCAGATCTTCAGTCCAGGTCCTTCTCTTCCACCGGGAAGCATTCCTCCTCCAAGTCCCGAGTCTTTGGCGGGTGGGGGAGCCGTTTATCCGACCTTTCCTATGGGTGGTCCTGGCGGCGGCGGTGGCGCGTCCGGGCCCGGTGCTGGAGGTTCAGGTACCGAGGGTGGTGCGGGAACTCCTTCCGGATCTCCTGGAGCGGGTGGAGGAAGCGGCGGAGGTGGTGGCGCTGGGGTCGGAACTCCATCCCCCGGTGGCGGACCTGGAGGAGCAGGCGGTGGTTTTCCTGGCGGCGGAGGTTCTCCTCCGACACAACCTTCTCCCCGAGAACATCTGGATCCGAACGCGATGGATCTTCCGGACGACACATTCTTTTCGGAAGAATGGGAAAAGTTCAAAGACTTACCCTTAGTCGATCGAAGAACCGGAGAAAGCAGAAGATCGGGAAGCGATCGTCGCGGAGAAGATCCGACACGAAAGGACAGAAGACAAGGAGACGATCGAAGACAAGAGGATCTTTTTAAACTCAGAGACGATTATCTCAAACAAAAAGAAGAACAAAAAAAACAAGAAAGAGAGGCCGAACCTCAAAGAGCCCCGGAACCGCAGGACTACGATTGGCCCGAGGCGCCGATGCGGGACGAACTTCCGCCATTCTTAGCTCCCGTCATACCGAAGATAGAACTTGTACCGATTCGATTACCCGATCCTCAAGATAAAACCGTACGTCCGCCCGACGAACCAACTCCTTCCGCACCGAGTCCTTCACCGGTCGGAGAAACTCGATTCGAAGCCGCACCTCCTTCCGAAGCGCCCGAAAAAGAATTTAAACCATTAGAACTTCCTAAAATAGGTTTGCCCGATCCGGAATATCAAAAGACCGGAGAATCCACGGTTCCGGAAATTCCGCATCTCGGACGCCAACCTGCAGGCGAACCGGAACCCGATGAAGCTCCCGAGATAGAAGTTCTCGAAGGAGGACTGGAACCTCTCGGAGAAGACACCGAAGACGAAGAAGGTGGCGGTGAAGAATCCGGAGGCGGGCCGAAGGAAGAAGAACCGAGAATGATCCACGGGATTCTGGAGTTAAAACCTCCGGAAGTCGACGACGCCCCGTTTCTCACTCTCACATACGATTTTGGAAAGATACCGCACGCGTTTAAACTTTCAAAGAATTATAGTATTATGGAATACTCATACTATAAATACAAACCTATGCTCGTAAAGGCTCAGGAGTTCGCGAGAAGGAAGATGTTGAAAAACGCCCTCAACTACTATCGCGTCATCAAATCGCAGAACATTCCGCCCGAGCTCAGAAAGATGATCAATCGGAACATCAAGGACATCACCGAGTTCATGGAAAAATATCTGATGGCTAAGGGCGGATAACGTAGAAAAAGGAGAATGTTTTCGATTTCCATTCTCCCTTAAAAAATCAAATCACCTTTGAGCCGTGTCTTTTTCCGAACTCTCCAAAGAAAAATGACGATGGATGTTGAATCCCACGGTCCATTCTTTCTTGCTGTAATCGTAATCCGCTCCACGTAACAACTGAGTTTGTGCGATGGATCTGCTGTTCGTCACGAACAATTGAAACACGTGACCTCCGGTTTCAAAGTCCACACCAAAACTCAAAGGAACCGTCATATACTCGACCGGTTTGGAAAGAAGAATGTTATTGATGGCCGCGTCGATCGTCTTTCCTCTTGCGATGAGATCGTTGACTTCCGAGGCGGAATATTCAACTCCGTTGATCTTTGTCTTTCTGTCTTCGGTCGCGTAAGAATCTCCGATGTAATCCCGCTTCGGAGTAAGAATGGTTCCGAACGTAAAATCCAAACGTTTGAAAAGGTGAATCCGAAACGAAACATCCAGACCGGTTCTATCGTTCGAAAGATGATCCTTTACGAAGTTTCTATGAACGAACATAGGAGATAGTTGAAGCGAAAAGTATTCGCTGAATCTTTTTGAAATCAAAAAGGAAGCAAGAGTGCTCTGACGATCCGAATACGATAACTCGTATGTGTTGAATTTTTTAGTCATTTCCGAATCGAACGCCGTATTGCCCGTGGAAACTTTCAGATAAGGACCGTAGAACATTTTTTGTTCTTGGGTTTCCTGGCCGAAAACTCCGTAGAAACTAATCGTAACCGGAAAGCTTGAATCCTGAGTTAACAGACGAACCTTTCCTCTTGCTTCGTATGTTTTTTGAAATGAGGTTCTTGCAACTCCCAACGTGATTCGGTCGGTAACGCCGTAGTCGAGAGAAAGTTGCGTGTTCGCGCCGTTGTCCAAACCTAAGAAATCATAGGACGTAGACTTGGCGTCTCCGAATCTGTGATTGAAACGGAAATCAAGACCGTTCTTCCCCACGTCTTCGGTGCTCGGCATGTGGATCAAACTGGTTCCTAAGAACGTGGATTTTCTTTGTTCCTGAGCTGAAACGGAGAACACAAAGGAAATAAAAAGTAAAACGGAAAATAAAAAAAATACAACGGAACGGATCTTAAGTTTCATTCTTTGTTTTGCCATAGTATGGATGTTTCGATTCTGATTTTTTCATTCAGTTTCAAAATCACTAATTTAGGAATTTCGATTTTAAAATCCGAAAGGATAACTTCAAAATCCGCTTTGACCGCGAGTTCCTTATCCTTCTCTTCGAAACTTCCCTGGATCTTGAAATTCTTTTTTGTGATTCCATGCAGAGTGAATTCTCCCTCGGCGATCACCGTTTTTGTGGCACGATCCCATTTGAGAATGTTTCCGTGAAACGTAGCGAGCGGAAATTTTTCGGTTTCGAGATAATTGTCGTGCATGTGACGATTCATCAGTCGATTGGGAACGTTTAGATCGTTCAGATCGACTCGGAACCAGATCTTTTTCGTTTCCAAGTTTGCGGTTCCTTCTCCTTTGGAAAGATTTCCCCGGATCGTTTCCTGAGGGGCCTCGCTTAAAAACTGAATCTTCGTTTCTTTTACCGTCCATTCCTTGGAAGTTTTATCGCCCGCAAACGCGGACGAACTTAAAAGAATTAGAATAGAATAAAAAACGAATGTGTTTTGGATACGTTTTTCGGAATGGGTCAAGGGTTCGCTCCTTTTTGGATCCAACAAAAAACCGCCTTATTGATCGAGTCGTTGTTGTAGATTCTCATCGTTCCCGAATTGATTTTGATGAATAGAAGGCTGTTCTTAGGATCGTTCACGACGATTCTATTTCGAACCGCGGCATAGGATGTGATGTCGAAACCGGCGTTTGCGTTGCTCGGATTGTGACAGGTCGTACAGGTTCCCGTTCCCGATTGGTTTAACGTCGCAAAGGCGGGCGCGGGATCGGTACAATCCGCGTTCGTAACCTCTTTCAAAGGAGTGGCCGAACCCATAAGAAAGGCTAGATTCTTTAAAGAATCTTCCTTATCCGAACTTTTTTCGTTCTGACAATCGACTACGAACGAAAATACACAAAGAACCAAGATCACGAACGAAAAACGCTTCTGAACTTCTTTCATAAAACTCTCCGAAAACGAATTTACAATAGATACGAATCTGTTTGCGATTTCCAATCTTATAATGAATTCTCATTTCAAAAATAGAAAATTTAGAATGCGATTTTTCCAGGAATAAACCGCTTGTATCCGGGAAGATTCCGAATCGTTTCGATGAAAATGAGGTCGTTGATTCCACTGGACGCGGATCTTCGAAGCGAAAAGATAGCGCAAGGGACTTAATTTTCTCGGGGGAATTCGATGCAATCCTTGGAACCATATTTAAAATCGACTTACTACTTCGATCACGATTCGGATGCGGTGAAGAAGTTCGTGGAAAAACACACCACTTCCGAAAATTCTCCCCTGGAAAAATTAAAGGAATTTTATCTCGGAGTTCGGGATGGAATCCGCTACAATCCCTATCAAGTCACCGATTCAAAGGAAGCCTATAAGGCGAGTTCGATCGCGGAAAGCAGACAGAACTATTGTATTCCTAAGTCGATTCTGTTTGCGGCGGGCGCGAGAACCTTGGGTTTTCCGTCCAAGATCGGATTTTCGGACGTGGTCAATCATCTCGCGAGCGAACGGTTGATTCGCCATTTGGGAACCACCGTTTTTGCGTTTCATGGATATGCAGAAATTCTAATAGAAGGGAATTGGGTCAAAGCGACTCCGGTTTTTGATAAGGATCTTTGTATACGATTCGGAGTTGTTCCCTTGGACTTCGACGGTAAGAACGACACGATCTTTCATTCCTTCGACGGCGCGGGAAAGAAGTTCATGGAATACGTAAATTATCGGGGCGTTTTCGAGGACTTTCCGTTCGAGTTCGTGATTCAAGGACTCAAAGACTTTTATCCGGACGTGATGGGCAAGGCATTTCAAGGTGATCTGAGAAATGAAAAGCCGGTTGTTTGATCTTCTTTCCGTACAGTATACCGGTTGATTACGTCCCTTTAGAAACGATCTAAATCCAATCCGAATATAAATCGAAATAAAAATTCTTTAAGAAGAATCAATTTGATTTTTCCTTCTAGGATTTTCCATTCTTAAGAAAGAATTTTGACTCACGAAAAGAATGTGAGTATTCTTTCGCTTTCCTATCTCTTACGAATGAACGTACTTTCAACGAAAACGGAAGATAGACCTTTGTATGTGCCTTCGATAAACTTCGTGTTTAGAATCTCTCTAAAATTTTCATCATAAGGACATCGCGTTATCGATCGGGTTGCTTACTTTATAAACTCGTACTAGTAAAAACTGTCTTCATTTTTAAAAAACTTGACTGCGCCAACTTCTAAGGCTATGATGAGCCGCCTTAAATTCTATGAAAAAAATCTATATATACATTCAGAGATTGGGAATACGAAAAAAACTAATGCTTCTCTTCGGCTCGGTATTGATACCGATCGCATTGCTTGTCGCATTAGCATTAACAAATACAAAAGACAGAATCGAAGACATCGAAACGATTTACGACGATAGGGTGATTCCTCTTAAACAACTGAAAAAAATTTCGGACCTCTACGCGATCTTTATCGTGGATTGCGTTCATAAGGTAAGAAGCGGTAAGTTTACTCCGTCGGAAGGAGTGGCGAATCTAGATAAGGCGACCACAGGAATTCAAAAAGAATGGACCGCATACAGCGGAACCCATCTGGTTCCCGAAGAGGAAGCCATCATCAAGGAATTGACCCCGCTTTTCGCCGATTCGAATGCGGCCGTGGCCGAAGCGCGGGAACTCATGACCACCCAGAACTTCCAAGAGCTGGGAGTTTTTGCGGACAATCGATTGTATCCAAGGATTGATCCGGTTACGGAAAAGATCGAGGAGTTGATTCAGGTTCAGTTGAGAATCACGGACGCGATCTATATCCGAGCCGAAAAGGAATTCGCGTTCAGCTGGTTCGTGTTCATTCTTCTTTCCGGTATCACTCTCACTTACATTCTTCTCATCGCGGTGATCTATTCGATCCAGTTGGTGAAAGGTTTGACCACGGTGAGCAAGGCGATCAACAACGCGGACTTTTCCCATCCGGTGGACGTGGAAGAGGATCAAAGAAAGAAGGACGAACTCTATCTTCTTTTGATGTCGTTTCGTCTTTTTCAGATCAAGGTGAAAGAGATGTTGGATACGATCCTGAACTTTTCGGAGAGTATCGTGGCTTCTTCCGAACAACTCTCGCAATCCGCGGATCACCTTTCCTCGAACGCACAATCCGAATCGGCTTCGGTCGAGGAAATCTCCGCATCCGTGGAAGAGATCAGTTCCGGTATGGAATACGTAAATAGAAACGCGGAATCCCAATATGCTTTGATTTCTTCGTTTAACGGGGAAATGCGAGAACTCGAAGGAATGATCAATAAGGTTGGGGACGCGGTTAAGAATTCTCTGGAAAAAATTTCGGAGATGTATCTCAAAACCGACTCGGGCAAGAAGACGATGGGCGATCTTTCCGAAAGTATGGAAAAGATCGAAAATAGTTCCGTCGAAATGCAGTCGATCACAGCTATCATCAAGGAAATTTCCGAAAAGGTCAACTTACTCGCGTTAAACGCCGCGATCGAAGCCGCGAGAGCCGGAGAACACGGAAGAGGGTTTGCGGTCGTAGCGAGCGAGATCACAAGACTTGCGGAACAAACCGATTCGAGCGCGATGACTATCGAAGAGTTGATCAAAACGAGCAACGCCGAAATCGAAACCGGAAGAAAGATCGTAGAAAACTCCGTGACCGTTTACGCGCAGATTTTAACCGGACTCGAACATCTGAAGGATTCTTCCAATCAGATCGTGGCGACGATGGAACTCCAACAGGAGAAGAAGGAAAAGATCCGTTCCGGAGTCGATCAAGTCGATACGAAATCGGAGGATATCCGCAATTCGGTAAAAGAACAAAAGGTTGCGATTTCGGAAACTGCAAACGCTGTTTCCAATATTTCGATCACCGTTCAAAACAGCGCGGCGAACTCCGAAGAAATCGCGGGAAGCGCGGTCAGTCTTTTACAGATTGCAAAAAATCTTCAGGAAACGATGAGCTTCTTGAAGGGTTGATTTTGTTAAGCGACATTCGTCTTTTAAGAATTTAGGCTTTGAGCCTCGTTCCAAGTCCCGTTTTTAAAACGAGAATGTCGCTTTCGGTCGAATTTGTTTCGATTCAATTTCCAAAAAGACTTCTAAAATCAAAAAAATAATCCGACTTCGATTGTTTGAAAGAATATGAGCATTTTTAGGAAAGAATTTTCCAAGTCGATCCTTCGGTTCATTTCTACGATGATTCTTTTTTCGTCCCTGTTTTCGTTTGCGAACTGCAACACGGAAGATTCTCAAAAACAAACGGAGAATCTGCTTCTGTTCGCCTCGGCTTACAACCTAGCTCAGTGCGCTCCGTCGGCCAATATCGTTCGAACGCAGGCCAATCGGACTTTTTTTACTTCCTTTGAATCCGTTTCCGACTTCTCCAACTTTTATATCGTTCCTCAGAATTATCACGGAACTTGTTCTCACGATCTTTCTACGGAACAAGTGAAGTCCGGCGCGAAATCGCATAAGGGTTGGGTTTATTCTTCGTATACGCCCGGAAGTCTTTTGGTAAATAACAATCATCGCGGTTATCCGACGATTCAATTGCACAAAACATCCGGCGGAAGTTTTGTAACTCCGGTTTTGATTACGATGAACGTCTGGTTGGATATGAATCTAAAACAGATGTCTCCCGAAAACGAATGGTTCAGCTTCGCGACGATCGCGGATGATTCTTCGGATAACTGGAACAGTCCCGTTCTTGTGAATTTGAGTTACGACGGTTTTGTTCACCTAATGCACGTTCCATGGATGGGATTGAAACAAACCATGTTTCAAACGACTTCGCTGACGTTTCCAAAATCACAATGGGTGGAATTGAAGATCTACTTGGATTTTTCCAATCCGGAGGGAAACGTTAAGGTTTGGCAGAACGGGACCCTCGTTTCGGAAGCGAAAGTGTATTGTAGAAAAAAGACGATCGCACAGTT
Coding sequences within it:
- a CDS encoding DoxX-like family protein; this translates as MKKILDWTTRLVAVVILIPAFYFKLSGADRSIATFTALDAEPFGRYVIGFFELGVVLLLLIPQTSWLGAMIATVIMIGAIGSHISILGFQGDAGISFVLAFVVLICCLAELVASKDRNPIFTRIFANKSY
- a CDS encoding PaaI family thioesterase encodes the protein MKASVRANLSFGSSPDNPDGLQLKITFDEDTQSAYGDFTCPEKFQGQPDVIHPGIISTILDEIMVKINEAMNFKTTTGELTIRFLQPAFVNQPLHLRGWFVKKNKKVIENRAEIENEIGKIVARGKGKYIEVDD
- a CDS encoding DUF5777 family beta-barrel protein; its protein translation is MAKQRMKLKIRSVVFFLFSVLLFISFVFSVSAQEQRKSTFLGTSLIHMPSTEDVGKNGLDFRFNHRFGDAKSTSYDFLGLDNGANTQLSLDYGVTDRITLGVARTSFQKTYEARGKVRLLTQDSSFPVTISFYGVFGQETQEQKMFYGPYLKVSTGNTAFDSEMTKKFNTYELSYSDRQSTLASFLISKRFSEYFSLQLSPMFVHRNFVKDHLSNDRTGLDVSFRIHLFKRLDFTFGTILTPKRDYIGDSYATEDRKTKINGVEYSASEVNDLIARGKTIDAAINNILLSKPVEYMTVPLSFGVDFETGGHVFQLFVTNSRSIAQTQLLRGADYDYSKKEWTVGFNIHRHFSLESSEKDTAQR
- a CDS encoding YceI family protein encodes the protein MLILLSSSAFAGDKTSKEWTVKETKIQFLSEAPQETIRGNLSKGEGTANLETKKIWFRVDLNDLNVPNRLMNRHMHDNYLETEKFPLATFHGNILKWDRATKTVIAEGEFTLHGITKKNFKIQGSFEEKDKELAVKADFEVILSDFKIEIPKLVILKLNEKIRIETSILWQNKE
- a CDS encoding LIC11213 family lipoprotein — encoded protein: MKEVQKRFSFVILVLCVFSFVVDCQNEKSSDKEDSLKNLAFLMGSATPLKEVTNADCTDPAPAFATLNQSGTGTCTTCHNPSNANAGFDITSYAAVRNRIVVNDPKNSLLFIKINSGTMRIYNNDSINKAVFCWIQKGANP
- a CDS encoding transglutaminase-like domain-containing protein, producing MQSLEPYLKSTYYFDHDSDAVKKFVEKHTTSENSPLEKLKEFYLGVRDGIRYNPYQVTDSKEAYKASSIAESRQNYCIPKSILFAAGARTLGFPSKIGFSDVVNHLASERLIRHLGTTVFAFHGYAEILIEGNWVKATPVFDKDLCIRFGVVPLDFDGKNDTIFHSFDGAGKKFMEYVNYRGVFEDFPFEFVIQGLKDFYPDVMGKAFQGDLRNEKPVV
- a CDS encoding methyl-accepting chemotaxis protein; translated protein: MLLFGSVLIPIALLVALALTNTKDRIEDIETIYDDRVIPLKQLKKISDLYAIFIVDCVHKVRSGKFTPSEGVANLDKATTGIQKEWTAYSGTHLVPEEEAIIKELTPLFADSNAAVAEARELMTTQNFQELGVFADNRLYPRIDPVTEKIEELIQVQLRITDAIYIRAEKEFAFSWFVFILLSGITLTYILLIAVIYSIQLVKGLTTVSKAINNADFSHPVDVEEDQRKKDELYLLLMSFRLFQIKVKEMLDTILNFSESIVASSEQLSQSADHLSSNAQSESASVEEISASVEEISSGMEYVNRNAESQYALISSFNGEMRELEGMINKVGDAVKNSLEKISEMYLKTDSGKKTMGDLSESMEKIENSSVEMQSITAIIKEISEKVNLLALNAAIEAARAGEHGRGFAVVASEITRLAEQTDSSAMTIEELIKTSNAEIETGRKIVENSVTVYAQILTGLEHLKDSSNQIVATMELQQEKKEKIRSGVDQVDTKSEDIRNSVKEQKVAISETANAVSNISITVQNSAANSEEIAGSAVSLLQIAKNLQETMSFLKG
- a CDS encoding heparin lyase I family protein, giving the protein MILFSSLFSFANCNTEDSQKQTENLLLFASAYNLAQCAPSANIVRTQANRTFFTSFESVSDFSNFYIVPQNYHGTCSHDLSTEQVKSGAKSHKGWVYSSYTPGSLLVNNNHRGYPTIQLHKTSGGSFVTPVLITMNVWLDMNLKQMSPENEWFSFATIADDSSDNWNSPVLVNLSYDGFVHLMHVPWMGLKQTMFQTTSLTFPKSQWVELKIYLDFSNPEGNVKVWQNGTLVSEAKVYCRKKTIAQLHFGLYAPPSISSGNVYNDDLKIEEVDVSP